Proteins encoded within one genomic window of Methanothrix harundinacea 6Ac:
- a CDS encoding V-type ATP synthase subunit B, with amino-acid sequence MSKTTTREYTTVREVAGPLMVVEGVEGVAYGEIVDVVLPDGGTKRGQVLESRKGVAVVQVFEGTSGIDTLSTKVRFTGDIMRMPVSMDMMGRIFDGLGRPIDGGPEIIAEEYLDIAGASINPTARAFPNEFIQTGISTIDGNNTLVRGQKLPIMSGAGLPHNDLAAQIARQAKVRGTEEPFSVVFAAMGITHEEASFFMRDFERTGALERIVAFINLADDPAIERIITPRMALTAAEYLAYTCDMHILVVLTDMTNYCEALREISAAREEVPGRRGYPGYMYTDLATLYERAGRVRGAKGSITQVPILSMPDDDITHPIPDLTGYITEGQFVLSREMHRRGIYPPVDILPSLSRLMNEGIGAERTRDDHSGVSNQLYAGYAEGRDMRDLVAVVGEEALSTRDRLYLKFADRFEKEYVTQERDEDRTIEQTLDLGWELLTDLPEGELKRIDEKYIKKYHPKYRTA; translated from the coding sequence ATGTCAAAAACCACAACTCGTGAATATACGACCGTAAGAGAGGTGGCAGGCCCCCTCATGGTGGTAGAAGGCGTTGAGGGGGTGGCCTATGGTGAGATCGTGGACGTGGTCCTGCCCGACGGCGGCACCAAGCGGGGCCAGGTGCTGGAATCCCGAAAGGGTGTCGCTGTAGTTCAGGTCTTCGAGGGGACCAGCGGGATCGATACGCTATCGACAAAGGTGAGGTTCACAGGCGACATCATGAGGATGCCGGTCTCGATGGACATGATGGGCAGAATTTTCGACGGCCTCGGAAGGCCGATAGACGGCGGCCCCGAGATCATCGCTGAGGAGTATCTCGACATAGCAGGCGCTTCCATCAACCCCACCGCCAGGGCGTTTCCCAACGAGTTCATCCAGACGGGGATCTCGACGATCGATGGAAACAACACTCTGGTACGCGGCCAAAAGCTTCCCATCATGTCCGGCGCCGGATTGCCGCACAACGATCTTGCAGCACAGATAGCGCGACAGGCCAAAGTTCGTGGCACAGAGGAGCCCTTTTCGGTGGTCTTTGCGGCCATGGGGATCACTCACGAAGAGGCGAGCTTCTTTATGAGGGATTTCGAGAGGACCGGCGCCCTGGAGAGGATAGTGGCCTTCATCAACCTCGCAGACGATCCCGCCATCGAGAGGATCATCACCCCGCGGATGGCTCTCACCGCGGCCGAGTATCTCGCCTACACCTGTGACATGCATATCTTGGTGGTGTTGACGGATATGACGAACTACTGTGAGGCGCTGCGAGAGATATCTGCCGCTAGAGAGGAGGTTCCTGGAAGAAGGGGATATCCTGGCTACATGTATACCGATCTTGCGACCCTCTACGAGCGTGCAGGCAGAGTTAGAGGTGCCAAAGGTTCGATCACGCAGGTCCCAATACTCAGCATGCCTGATGACGACATCACCCATCCTATACCTGATCTGACCGGCTACATCACAGAGGGGCAGTTCGTTCTGAGCCGAGAGATGCACCGAAGGGGGATCTACCCGCCCGTTGACATTCTGCCAAGCCTCTCAAGGCTGATGAACGAGGGGATCGGCGCGGAGAGGACGCGGGATGACCACTCTGGAGTATCCAACCAGCTCTATGCTGGTTATGCTGAGGGGCGCGATATGCGAGATCTTGTAGCGGTGGTTGGAGAAGAGGCTCTCTCAACCCGAGACCGGCTTTATCTCAAGTTCGCAGATCGCTTCGAGAAGGAGTACGTTACCCAGGAAAGGGATGAGGACAGGACCATCGAGCAAACCCTCGATCTTGGGTGGGAGCTGTTGACAGATCTGCCTGAGGGTGAGCTCAAGAGGATCGACGAGAAGTACATCAAGAAATATCACCCGAAGTACAGAACCGCTTAG
- a CDS encoding V-type ATP synthase subunit D — MAEIIEGISPTRMELLKLGRRIKLAEKGHKLLKEKRDALVSEFLDVVQRVQESRDSTNEKLEAAFKDLLMAQAVMGSDAVWQISQVTGQEIKIDVDTMNIMGVKVPMIVIEDVKRSMVDRGYGFADTSSKLDDASRNFEEAIGEVIKLAEVQQSVQSLASEVIKTKRRVNALEYIVIPRLKATAIHIRMRLAEMERENFTRLKKIKAAIEAGEEGAEAA; from the coding sequence ATGGCAGAGATCATCGAGGGGATAAGCCCCACCAGAATGGAGCTCTTGAAGCTAGGGCGGAGAATAAAGCTCGCCGAAAAGGGACATAAACTCTTGAAAGAGAAGCGGGATGCTCTGGTCTCCGAGTTCTTGGATGTGGTTCAGAGGGTCCAAGAGTCGCGTGACAGTACTAATGAGAAGCTTGAGGCGGCTTTCAAGGATCTGCTGATGGCTCAGGCGGTGATGGGTTCCGACGCCGTATGGCAGATCTCTCAGGTCACAGGCCAGGAGATAAAGATCGATGTGGACACGATGAACATCATGGGCGTGAAAGTTCCGATGATCGTCATCGAGGATGTCAAGAGAAGCATGGTAGATAGGGGATACGGCTTTGCAGATACCTCTTCAAAGCTGGATGATGCATCCAGAAACTTCGAGGAGGCGATCGGTGAAGTGATAAAACTGGCCGAGGTGCAACAGAGCGTCCAGAGCTTGGCTAGCGAGGTGATCAAGACGAAACGGAGGGTCAACGCTCTGGAGTACATCGTCATACCCCGCCTCAAAGCCACGGCGATTCACATCAGGATGAGGCTTGCCGAGATGGAAAGGGAGAACTTCACCCGTCTCAAGAAGATCAAGGCTGCCATCGAGGCCGGTGAGGAAGGGGCTGAGGCGGCCTGA
- a CDS encoding DUF22 domain-containing protein, which yields MPVITHRVKKIIEEIDEQKRVPFDFALQGTCHIDYLIAEEDKKFRSGDAKPVKIKKVAIPRNTILLISPYGRHGIGQVISIGEEIAMPVELDRSADHALFVAGVDGSVKREELLGVMMLIPIIPQIRR from the coding sequence ATGCCAGTCATTACCCACAGAGTGAAGAAGATAATAGAGGAGATCGACGAGCAGAAGAGGGTGCCTTTCGACTTCGCTCTCCAAGGGACTTGCCATATCGACTATCTGATCGCCGAGGAGGATAAAAAGTTCAGGTCGGGGGACGCAAAGCCTGTGAAGATAAAGAAAGTGGCGATCCCCCGAAATACCATCCTGCTTATAAGCCCTTACGGGAGGCATGGGATAGGCCAGGTTATAAGCATCGGCGAGGAGATAGCGATGCCCGTCGAACTCGACCGCTCGGCAGATCATGCGCTATTTGTGGCAGGGGTGGACGGATCGGTCAAAAGAGAGGAGCTGTTGGGCGTCATGATGCTCATCCCCATAATCCCGCAAATAAGGAGGTGA
- a CDS encoding DUF61 family protein, which produces MDPESRVFAKLVRSLNDHLPVERKTLRELLGEEKPRIVCRDGSTHRIRREELETIERISRLKWGKEADKLKLPILIEMAPDYGRSAARIRGRVYCDIVQEILKEERKTTDEMVIFRPDIRRLRRELPSATQYAFIISTV; this is translated from the coding sequence ATGGACCCGGAATCGAGGGTCTTCGCAAAGCTGGTCAGATCCCTGAACGATCACCTTCCAGTGGAGCGAAAGACCCTCAGAGAGCTCTTGGGGGAGGAGAAACCGAGAATCGTCTGTCGGGACGGATCCACCCACAGGATAAGGAGGGAGGAGCTCGAAACGATTGAGAGGATATCGAGATTGAAGTGGGGAAAGGAGGCCGATAAGTTGAAGCTCCCCATCCTGATCGAAATGGCTCCTGATTACGGCCGCTCTGCCGCCAGGATAAGAGGGCGGGTATACTGCGACATCGTCCAGGAGATCCTCAAGGAGGAGCGGAAGACCACGGACGAGATGGTGATATTCAGGCCCGATATAAGGAGGCTGAGACGCGAGCTGCCCTCGGCAACTCAGTACGCATTCATCATTTCCACGGTATGA
- a CDS encoding GNAT family N-acetyltransferase encodes MIIIREERPEDVEAIRQINLAAFNQPAEAEVVDRLRESCRDLLSLVAEEGGEVVGHILFSPASIGGEGATPPLAGMGLAPMAVLPERQGQGIGSLLIHNGIKMLRERGCPYIIVLGYPEYYPRFGFERASRFGIHSQWSEVPDEAFMILILNKTAIVGASGVASYRREFDEAV; translated from the coding sequence ATGATCATCATCCGAGAAGAGAGGCCCGAGGACGTCGAGGCGATCAGGCAAATCAACCTGGCGGCCTTCAACCAGCCGGCCGAGGCCGAAGTCGTCGACAGGCTCCGGGAGAGCTGTAGAGACCTTCTATCCCTGGTGGCGGAGGAAGGAGGAGAGGTGGTGGGGCACATCCTCTTCAGCCCCGCCTCCATCGGGGGAGAAGGGGCGACGCCTCCCTTGGCGGGCATGGGGCTTGCGCCTATGGCGGTCCTCCCGGAGCGGCAGGGGCAGGGGATCGGGTCGCTTCTTATCCACAACGGGATAAAGATGCTGAGGGAGAGGGGCTGCCCCTACATCATCGTCCTCGGCTACCCGGAGTACTACCCCCGCTTCGGCTTTGAGAGGGCGTCCAGGTTTGGGATCCACAGCCAGTGGTCGGAGGTCCCCGACGAGGCCTTCATGATCCTGATCCTCAACAAGACGGCGATCGTCGGCGCCTCCGGCGTAGCCAGCTACCGAAGAGAGTTCGACGAGGCGGTGTAA
- the nikR gene encoding nickel-responsive transcriptional regulator NikR, with protein sequence MEQELMRIGVSLPESLLTRFDGIIEQRGYSSRSEGIRDAIRNYIVHYEWMSDVKGDRVGVITMVYSHHQRGLVDALTNIQHEFTDIIQSTLHVHLDHDNCLEIVTLRGEGQEVRKAAEKMMALKGVKHVKLTTTSLGAEL encoded by the coding sequence ATGGAACAGGAACTCATGAGGATTGGGGTCTCTCTTCCGGAATCGCTCCTGACCAGGTTCGACGGGATCATCGAGCAGAGGGGCTACTCCTCCCGGTCCGAGGGGATCAGGGACGCCATAAGAAACTACATAGTCCACTACGAGTGGATGAGCGACGTCAAGGGAGACCGGGTCGGGGTGATCACCATGGTCTACTCCCACCACCAGCGAGGGCTCGTCGACGCCCTGACGAACATCCAGCACGAGTTCACCGACATCATCCAGTCGACCCTCCACGTCCATCTCGACCACGACAACTGCCTGGAGATCGTCACCCTCCGGGGGGAGGGGCAGGAGGTCCGGAAGGCGGCGGAGAAGATGATGGCCCTCAAGGGCGTAAAGCACGTGAAGCTGACGACCACCTCCCTCGGCGCTGAGCTGTGA